A window of Paremcibacter congregatus contains these coding sequences:
- the argF gene encoding ornithine carbamoyltransferase, with protein MSHFKLKPPYRHFLDLASLTKEEAREIIEKAKSLKATATEDGHGKGFIHPDRPLADKSLAMVFEKPSTRTRVSFEMSIHQLGGTAIVLQGGDMQLGRGESVSDTAQVLSGFVDAVMLRADDHDSLLEMAEHAAVPVINALTDFSHPCQVMADVLTFEEHRGAIKGKKIAWSGDGNNVAVSWIHAAVLFDCELVLACPKEFSPPTQVLEWATNNGGKVSLTQDPQVAAKDADCIITDTWVSMGDTDGAERIAILSPYQVNRNLMRQSHKDSLFMHCLPAHRGEEVTDEVIDGPRSVIWEEAENRLHIQKSILMWCFGK; from the coding sequence ATGAGCCACTTTAAACTGAAGCCGCCATATAGACATTTCCTCGACCTCGCCAGTCTGACAAAGGAAGAGGCCCGGGAGATTATCGAGAAGGCCAAAAGTCTCAAAGCCACCGCCACCGAAGATGGGCATGGCAAAGGCTTTATCCATCCCGATCGCCCTCTCGCCGATAAAAGTCTGGCGATGGTGTTTGAAAAACCCTCTACCCGCACCCGGGTATCTTTTGAAATGTCCATACATCAGCTGGGCGGCACCGCCATTGTGCTGCAGGGCGGCGACATGCAGCTCGGCCGGGGGGAATCCGTCTCAGATACCGCCCAGGTTCTGTCGGGTTTTGTCGATGCCGTGATGTTACGGGCCGACGACCATGATTCCCTGCTGGAAATGGCCGAACATGCCGCCGTTCCGGTGATCAACGCCCTGACCGATTTTTCCCATCCCTGTCAGGTGATGGCCGATGTATTGACTTTCGAAGAGCATCGCGGCGCCATCAAGGGCAAGAAAATTGCCTGGTCCGGGGACGGAAATAACGTGGCGGTGTCCTGGATCCATGCGGCTGTCCTGTTTGACTGCGAACTCGTTCTTGCCTGTCCAAAGGAATTCAGCCCGCCAACGCAAGTGCTCGAATGGGCAACCAACAATGGCGGCAAGGTCAGCCTGACCCAAGATCCGCAGGTCGCCGCCAAGGATGCAGATTGCATCATCACCGATACCTGGGTTTCAATGGGTGACACCGATGGCGCCGAACGGATCGCCATTCTGTCCCCTTATCAGGTTAATCGCAATCTGATGCGCCAGAGCCATAAGGACAGCCTGTTCATGCATTGCCTCCCGGCCCATCGGGGCGAGGAAGTAACCGATGAAGTCATTGACGGTCCCCGGTCCGTCATCTGGGAAGAAGCCGAAAACCGTCTGCATATCCAGAAAAGCATCCTCATGTGGTGCTTCGGAAAATAG
- a CDS encoding aspartate aminotransferase family protein translates to MKNSREDNQEESLIPPVLPTYARAPIAIDHGEGVYAYDENGNRYLDFGCGIGVNNLGFCHPTLVKALTDQAGKVWHTSNIYRIPGQEKLADRLAQNSFADTMFFTNSGAEAVECAMKMARKYHHENGAPERYRIITFEGCFHGRTLATIAASGQEKLIKGFGPMMDAFDYVPFYRDMSRVEKAITHKTAAIMLEPVMGEGGIKPVSADNLQILRDICDKHGILLIMDEIQCGMGRTGKLFAHQHSEITPDILCAAKGIGGGFPLGACLATEKVGRCMTTGSHGSTYGGNPMAMAIGNAVLDVMLEDGFFDHVDQMSFELRKGLMTLRKKFPRIIELVRGVGLMLGLKLTVAPADFVAKAMEHGLLVVGAADNTVRILPPLIITQDQVEEALGKFETICAEIEKELPEPISDEE, encoded by the coding sequence ATGAAGAACAGCCGTGAAGACAACCAGGAAGAAAGCCTTATTCCGCCCGTCTTGCCGACCTATGCCCGCGCCCCCATCGCCATCGATCATGGCGAAGGTGTTTATGCATATGACGAGAACGGTAACCGATATCTTGATTTCGGCTGTGGCATTGGCGTCAACAATCTTGGTTTCTGTCATCCGACGCTGGTCAAGGCCCTGACAGACCAGGCCGGCAAGGTCTGGCACACGTCCAATATTTATCGTATTCCGGGACAGGAAAAACTCGCCGACCGGCTGGCGCAAAACAGTTTTGCCGACACCATGTTTTTCACCAATTCCGGTGCGGAAGCCGTCGAATGCGCCATGAAAATGGCCCGTAAGTACCATCATGAAAATGGCGCTCCAGAGCGTTACCGCATTATCACTTTCGAAGGCTGTTTCCATGGCCGGACCCTGGCCACCATCGCCGCATCTGGTCAGGAAAAACTGATCAAGGGTTTCGGCCCGATGATGGATGCTTTTGATTATGTGCCTTTCTATCGCGATATGAGCAGGGTCGAAAAAGCCATCACCCACAAAACGGCCGCCATCATGCTGGAACCTGTGATGGGCGAAGGCGGTATTAAACCGGTTTCCGCCGACAACCTTCAGATCCTGCGCGATATTTGCGACAAACACGGTATTTTGCTGATCATGGATGAAATCCAGTGTGGCATGGGACGGACCGGTAAACTGTTCGCTCACCAACATAGCGAAATCACCCCCGACATTCTGTGTGCCGCCAAGGGCATTGGTGGTGGTTTCCCGCTGGGCGCCTGTCTGGCCACGGAAAAAGTCGGCCGCTGCATGACCACTGGCAGCCACGGCTCCACTTACGGCGGCAATCCGATGGCCATGGCCATCGGTAATGCCGTTCTCGACGTTATGCTCGAAGACGGGTTCTTTGATCATGTGGATCAAATGTCGTTTGAACTCCGCAAGGGCCTGATGACGCTGCGCAAGAAATTTCCCAGAATCATTGAACTGGTGCGCGGGGTGGGATTAATGCTTGGTCTGAAATTGACCGTGGCCCCTGCTGACTTTGTCGCCAAGGCGATGGAACATGGCCTTCTTGTGGTAGGCGCCGCAGATAATACTGTGCGCATTCTGCCTCCGTTGATCATCACTCAGGACCAGGTCGAAGAAGCCCTTGGTAAATTCGAGACCATTTGTGCGGAAATTGAAAAAGAACTGCCCGAACCAATTTCCGACGAAGAATAA
- a CDS encoding ABC transporter permease has translation MEHKSKNGPALPAFGEKRIGAINWLGVWTLYAKEVRRFFKVVGQTVLSPVITTALFMTIFTIALSGSPRYNGDIPFEAFLAPGLIIMAILQNAFANTISSLMTAKMQGNIIDLLLAPLGPGEMTFAYTLAAVTRGMLVGIFVTASMYLFTNLSFPNLWAVAYFGLSAATMLALLGIMAGIWAEKWEQSSSITNFVIVPLSFLSGTFYSIDRLPGIWHDISQLNPFFYLIDGFRYGIIDHADGNLTVGVVYIAALNVILTLACYRMFSSGYKLRP, from the coding sequence ATGGAACACAAGAGTAAGAACGGACCCGCCCTTCCCGCCTTTGGCGAAAAGAGAATCGGCGCCATCAACTGGCTTGGTGTATGGACATTGTATGCCAAAGAAGTTCGCCGCTTCTTCAAAGTGGTCGGACAGACCGTGCTGTCGCCGGTCATTACGACGGCCCTGTTCATGACCATTTTCACCATCGCACTCAGCGGCAGCCCCCGATATAATGGCGACATCCCTTTCGAAGCCTTTCTTGCACCGGGTCTCATCATTATGGCGATCCTGCAAAACGCTTTTGCCAATACCATATCCAGTCTGATGACCGCCAAAATGCAGGGTAATATTATTGACCTGCTACTCGCGCCTCTGGGGCCCGGGGAAATGACCTTCGCCTATACCCTCGCCGCCGTCACCCGTGGCATGCTGGTGGGCATATTCGTTACCGCGTCCATGTATCTGTTCACCAATTTGAGTTTCCCTAACCTCTGGGCCGTGGCCTATTTCGGTCTGTCAGCGGCCACCATGCTTGCTTTATTGGGAATCATGGCGGGCATCTGGGCGGAAAAATGGGAACAAAGTTCCAGCATCACCAATTTTGTCATTGTTCCTTTGTCCTTTCTGTCCGGCACCTTTTATTCCATCGACCGCCTGCCCGGCATATGGCATGACATCAGCCAGCTTAATCCTTTTTTCTACCTGATCGACGGATTCCGCTATGGAATCATTGATCATGCAGATGGCAATCTCACAGTGGGGGTGGTTTATATTGCCGCTCTAAACGTCATTTTGACCCTGGCATGCTATCGAATGTTCAGCTCAGGCTATAAATTACGGCCATAA
- a CDS encoding GcrA family cell cycle regulator, with amino-acid sequence MAWTDERVAKLRELWDKGLSASQIAKELAEGVTRNAVIGKAHRMGLASRPSPVKSDPQKKAKAPVEKKVVKPKAKAPTGKVSLLDLTERMCKWPIGHPGEPDFHFCGKPSAPTFPYCGTHCGEAYQVQQPRRDRRANRGRISATPVR; translated from the coding sequence ATGGCGTGGACAGATGAGCGTGTGGCAAAATTGCGGGAGCTTTGGGATAAAGGCTTGAGTGCAAGTCAGATCGCCAAAGAACTTGCTGAAGGGGTGACCCGGAATGCTGTCATCGGTAAAGCACACCGCATGGGGCTTGCATCCCGGCCATCGCCTGTGAAAAGTGACCCGCAAAAGAAAGCCAAAGCGCCGGTTGAAAAGAAGGTTGTCAAACCTAAAGCCAAGGCGCCGACAGGAAAGGTGTCTTTGTTGGACCTGACCGAGCGCATGTGTAAATGGCCGATTGGTCATCCAGGCGAGCCGGATTTTCATTTCTGTGGCAAGCCTTCTGCGCCGACATTCCCTTATTGCGGCACCCATTGTGGCGAAGCCTACCAGGTGCAGCAGCCCCGTCGCGATCGCCGGGCGAACCGAGGCCGCATTTCCGCGACCCCTGTGAGGTAA
- a CDS encoding RidA family protein, with product MHRRKFFGLVGLSGLLASTFSGSAAAGSDPASTHGTIDNRLKDLGITLPEAQGPKAAYVTYRKVGNLVYIAGQGPIDSPEHPGLGRVGKDLTVAQGYQAARSTGLNVLAQLKKACDGNLDRVVQCVQVHGIVQCTDDFQESPQVINGATELFRDIFGEAGLGARAAVGTNALPFNIACEIMSIFEIRS from the coding sequence ATGCACAGAAGGAAATTTTTCGGATTGGTGGGGCTAAGCGGCCTTTTAGCGTCAACCTTTAGCGGAAGCGCCGCTGCTGGCTCTGATCCGGCGTCGACCCACGGCACCATTGACAACCGCCTGAAAGACCTGGGCATTACCCTGCCCGAGGCTCAAGGCCCCAAAGCCGCCTATGTCACCTACCGGAAAGTCGGCAATCTCGTTTATATCGCAGGACAGGGACCGATCGACAGCCCGGAACATCCGGGTCTTGGCCGGGTGGGCAAGGACCTGACGGTGGCGCAAGGATATCAGGCGGCGCGCAGCACGGGACTGAATGTTCTGGCCCAACTGAAAAAGGCCTGTGACGGTAACCTTGACCGGGTGGTTCAATGCGTGCAGGTGCATGGCATTGTCCAATGCACCGATGATTTTCAGGAAAGCCCGCAGGTAATCAACGGGGCAACGGAACTGTTCCGCGATATATTCGGAGAAGCCGGCCTTGGCGCCCGCGCGGCTGTCGGCACCAACGCCCTGCCCTTCAATATTGCATGTGAAATCATGTCAATTTTCGAGATCAGAAGCTGA